Part of the Paenibacillus sp. FSL R7-0273 genome is shown below.
ATTGTATAGATGCCATGCTCGGGCAGCGTCAGGTTAACCTCTCCCAGTGCCACCTGGCCGCCCTTATACTGGACCTGCAGGTCCCGGATGCAGAGTCCGCTATTTTCCAAACTGGACATCGGAGATCACATCTTCAGGGGCAATATCTTTGGTCAGCAGCCCGGTTTCCCGCGCCCAGGCAAAAGCCGCCTCTACTTCCTTCACGTCCACTTGAACAGCCGGCTCATAAGCAGGCACTGTGATCTGATCCTTCAAAGTCTCCGGGTAACCCACTTCTTCGATAATAAGATCGATATATTCCGACTGATCATGAGATTTCATATACGCTACAGCATCATCATAAGCGGCATACATGTCGCGGATGGCCTGCGGCTTGGCATCAATTACACTTTGCGGAAAAGCGAATACGAACGGGTTCACGCCGGCAGTGTGAGTAGAGCTCAGCACGCGCAGGCCGGAGGTTGTACCCATCGTCACGAACGGCTCAGGCAGCACAGCCGCATCAGCTTTCTTATTCTTCAGCAGCTCAAGGCGGGTCGGAATCTGCGGCACTTCGCTGACCGTAATATCCGCTTCGCTCAGTCCCGCCTGCTTCAGCATCATCGCTACCGTATATTGAGTGGAGGTGTTTTTGGACAAAATCACGGTTTTGCCCTTCAGATCCTTCACATCCTGAATGTCATCATTACCGGTCAGCAGGTCGAATTCACCGGTGGTTGTGCTGGTGATTTTTACATCGAGACCCGCTTCGTTATAAATCGAGATCGCCACCAGATCGGCGCTGATGCCTTCAACCTTGCCGGCCTGGAATGCCACGTCGCGGTCCTTGGCGCTTTTGAAGGTCTGGATATCCAGGTTAACGTTATGCTCTTTATCGAAGCCCTGCTCATGCGCGATGATGAACGGAATAGCATCGATCGAAGGCAGCAGGCCCAGTGTTACGACCGCCGCTTCCGCCGGTGCCGCCGTTTCTGCCGCTCCGCCCGAATTCCCGGCATTGCTGCCGCTTGCTGTATTGTTATTGCCGCAGCCCGCCGCAACCATGCCCACCGCAGCGGTTAGCGTAAACAGCAACGTAAGGTGTTTCCAGTTCTTTCTTTTCATGAATCTTCCTGCCTCCATATCTCTCTATTATATTTGCTTGCGCATATTTTCACATAAGGGCATAGAGAAGCCTCTATGCTTCCCCCGTCAGCGTAAGTAATGCAATTTTACACCCATTGTCTCATTTTGTATATTTATAAATTTAAATACTATATGGAATCAGCTATACTTCCCGTAGTCCTTAATGATTATCCTGGCGCGGCACTCCACCTCAATCTGCGGGTAGACCTCCCTCCAGTCCAGGCTTGTCCATTCCCTGTAGCTCAGGCTATTCCGCACATATCGTCCGATGCCCAGGGCATCTGTTTTGGCCTGCTGCATCTGCCGGATCAGCTCCTCTGCCTTGTCTGTAATAGACTTGGCTATCTGCTCTTCCAGCTTATGCCGGGTCGCGGGGTCACTCAGCTTATCCTCTCCGGTGTATTCAAGCACCGAGCCCTGCACAGAAATGGAGAGCTCCGCCTTGAAGCGGCCTTCCCCCAGCTTATGCACCTTGACCTTACGCTTGCCTGACAAAGAGCTGAACATGACGATCACCGGCTTCCCGTTCTCCTCGCCCAAATTAACTGTCGCTTCGCCCTGCTTGAGATCATCACGGAACAGGGCAAAAATAATCCCGTCCTCCACAGGTATTTTCATGACATACTTGTCCATTACAAATAAGGCGATTCCGTCAACCGTCACCTTTTTGCCTGCATCCTTTACAATCGGGGCTACAGCATCAATTCCGTCATCGTTGTAGTCTCTGGAGAATTCATAGAGTGTCGTAGTCGGAACACTGTTGGAGGAAGATTCCTTTTCGAGCAGGTGGGTAATATAGCGGCCGGTATCGGAATGGGGCTTATAGGTTTTGGACAGCAGCTCTCCGGCATCCCCTTCCACCACCGTCACTCTGACTCCCAGCGCTATAGACGGATCGCGTAAAATAGTGTCGATATAGTCACCAATTCCCGCTTTGGCCAGCGTCAGCCCGAACAGGGTCTCCCGGAGCTGCCCGCTGACTACGGTCAGATCGGTCTGCCGGGAAAACTGCAGCCGGGCCTCTTTAATACTGTCACTTTCAGCTGTCAGCAGCTCGCGGCGGACCGGAGATTCCGGATCGATAACCGGAACGCAGGCAACCACCTTGAGCTTGTTATTGTCCAGCAGATCATAGCTCGACGTCTGAACCATGCCCAGCTTTTCGAGGACCCGCTCATCATTTTTACAGCCCGTTAACAGCAGCAGGATTAGCGGGACAATAAGCCACAGTTTATCCATGAGAAGTCACTCCTTTTCTCTGAATCAGCAACACCGTGATGAGCAGCATAGGAAGACCAAAAGCAATTACTGTAACGGCATAACCTAAATTCGTAATCCATACGTCCACCTGGTCCAGCGTTTTG
Proteins encoded:
- a CDS encoding ABC transporter substrate-binding protein; protein product: MKRKNWKHLTLLFTLTAAVGMVAAGCGNNNTASGSNAGNSGGAAETAAPAEAAVVTLGLLPSIDAIPFIIAHEQGFDKEHNVNLDIQTFKSAKDRDVAFQAGKVEGISADLVAISIYNEAGLDVKITSTTTGEFDLLTGNDDIQDVKDLKGKTVILSKNTSTQYTVAMMLKQAGLSEADITVSEVPQIPTRLELLKNKKADAAVLPEPFVTMGTTSGLRVLSSTHTAGVNPFVFAFPQSVIDAKPQAIRDMYAAYDDAVAYMKSHDQSEYIDLIIEEVGYPETLKDQITVPAYEPAVQVDVKEVEAAFAWARETGLLTKDIAPEDVISDVQFGK
- a CDS encoding Ger(x)C family spore germination protein, with product MDKLWLIVPLILLLLTGCKNDERVLEKLGMVQTSSYDLLDNNKLKVVACVPVIDPESPVRRELLTAESDSIKEARLQFSRQTDLTVVSGQLRETLFGLTLAKAGIGDYIDTILRDPSIALGVRVTVVEGDAGELLSKTYKPHSDTGRYITHLLEKESSSNSVPTTTLYEFSRDYNDDGIDAVAPIVKDAGKKVTVDGIALFVMDKYVMKIPVEDGIIFALFRDDLKQGEATVNLGEENGKPVIVMFSSLSGKRKVKVHKLGEGRFKAELSISVQGSVLEYTGEDKLSDPATRHKLEEQIAKSITDKAEELIRQMQQAKTDALGIGRYVRNSLSYREWTSLDWREVYPQIEVECRARIIIKDYGKYS